A region of the Bacteroidales bacterium genome:
GCTGTTATGGACAAACAGATAACCATGCGAGGGCTTTGGCACAATTGGTTTTGGGGCTTTACTGCTAACTTATTAGGTGCACTATTTTTCGGAATCTTGTTTGTGCTTTATAGTACCAAACTGGGAACAACGTATAATTTTGAGACAGCAGAAAGACTCATTGCAGTAGCTACCGATAAGACATTAGCTTATAAACAGCAAGGTGCAGGCGGAATGGTTGTAGTAATAATAAAAGCTATTCTTTGTAACTGGATGGTAACCTTGGGCATTGTAATGGGAGCCACTTCAAACTCTACAGTAAGTAAAATTTTTGCAATTTGGATTCCGATATTCACTTTCTTCGCAATTGGCTTAGAGCACAGCGTAGTTAATATGTTTGTTATCCCAACGGCTATGATGGCTAATGCACCTATAACCATGTACGACTGGTGGATATGGAACCAAATACCTGTAACTTTGGGTAATATAGTAGGGGGCTTTGTATTTACGGGGCTCTTCTTACACCTAACCTACAAAAATAGATAGTTAAAGAGTTAAAAGTTATCCGTGTTTTCCAAAAAAAGAAATAATATCAAACTTTGTTATGTCCAAAGGATATTTTTTATATATTTGTTAATGAAAAGGTTGCATTTGGTAGTTGAAGCTATCAGTGTTTACTTTTCAGACAAAATTTTTTAATGTTTAACTAAATGAATAATAGTATGTAAATAAAATTGAAATATAAAATATAGCGTTTAGCCGAATTCTCTCATCGAAATCTACCAAATTTCCAAACTGAACGGGATATTAAGCGAAACGCCACGCCAAGGCGTGGTCGTTGCTTTACTTGTTCAGTGGGTTTTGGTAGAACCTCGATGAAAGTGAGCTTCAGACCACGTTTTTTTTGTATTAACCGAAAGCAAAAAAACAAATAAGTAAACCGTAATAAATTTATCAACATTAAAATTTTTAAATTAAACTAATATGGTTCAGCGAAAGCCAACGGGCTAACCACCCAGCGTGACAACAAAAATTTATTAATCTAATCAAAAAGTGGAGTCCAGAAATCACTTAAATAAACGGGGCGGAACTGAAAAGCCAGATGAGTAAGAAATTTAAAACAAACAAATATGAAAGTTTTTAGATTATTATTAGGTAGCCTTTTACTGTTAGGCGTAGCAACATTAAGTGGTTGTAAGAAAGAAAAAGAAGAAGTAAAAGTTGATAAAAGAGATCAATATGTTGGGACATGGAATTATACTCAAACAGGTAGCATGACACTTTATCATAATGGTGAAGCTGTTTACACTGTACCAATGGACGGAAGTGGAACAATGTCAATTACAAAATCTGGTGAAAATGATTTAATAATTGATGGAGTGAAATTTACTGTTAATGGTAACAATTTGACTGCTCCTACGCAGAGTCTAACCGATGCCTCTGATGGATTTAATTATGTAGCAACAATAACTACTGATAATGGCACCTTAGCTCCAAATGTTATTACTATTAATAATTCAATTACAGGAACATGGAATAACAGTGATGGAGATACAGGAAATCTTTCAGGTACATTAACAACCATTTTAACCAAGTAAAAAATAAATTAGATTACTAAAGTAGCCATAATGTATCAATCTTTGTTATGGCTTTTAAAGAGGAGTCCAGATACCTCTCTAATAAACGGGGCGACAGCGAAAAGCCTTATGAGTAGCATCATTTAAAAAAAATAAAAAAATGAAAGCATATAAATTTTCAATATTTGCAATACTTTTAACAGCGTTAATTTCATTTTCAAGCTGTTCGTATCGTTTAGTCGATTTTACAATAATAAGTTCAAAAAACCACTCTTTAAATCTTGACCTAAGCCAAGGAAAGCAGGTAGAAGGTTCAAGTAAAGGTTTTTTGGGACTTGGAGCAACGATTAAAGATGCTATGGATAAAGCATTACAAAGTGCAGGTTCAGAGTATGATTTACTTGTAAATGGAGTTGTAAGAGTACAAGATTACTTCTTTGTATCGGGGTATAAAGTAACAGGAACAGCCGTTAGTTCTGCAAAATTAAAAGCAATGTTAGGGGAAAAAGGTTTTGAAGAGTGGTGTAAAGCAAATAATATATTTGACCCTGAGCAAGCAGTAGTTATGAAATAACAAACAACCTAAAAGGGCGGAGAATCAAACTTCCGCCCTTTAATATAAAATTCGTGTAAAATCTGTTTAATCCGTGTTATCTGTGTTCTCTACTCCAAGTAAGTATATCCATACAATCCCGACCGATAATTCGATAAAAACTCTTTTCCCTCTTCGGTGGTTATTTTGCCAGCTTTTACTGACGACGTAACCCAAGTCTCAACGGTTCTTACCATTTTCTTTGGATTATACTGTACATATTCAAGTACTTCGGCAACGGTCTCACCATCAATAACCTGGTCGATTGTATATCCTTTTTTATCCACAGAAATATGCACTGCATTTGTATCGCCAAACAGATTGTGTAGATCGCCCAAAATCTCTTGGTATGCTCCAACTAAAAAGACTCCGATGTAATA
Encoded here:
- a CDS encoding formate/nitrite transporter family protein, with amino-acid sequence MDNIKPAEIVRDITLMGAQKAKLPIKDILIRGFLAGAFLSYATTLAFTVATQSGLSYVGAMVFPVGFIMIVLLGLELVTGNFAIVPMAVMDKQITMRGLWHNWFWGFTANLLGALFFGILFVLYSTKLGTTYNFETAERLIAVATDKTLAYKQQGAGGMVVVIIKAILCNWMVTLGIVMGATSNSTVSKIFAIWIPIFTFFAIGLEHSVVNMFVIPTAMMANAPITMYDWWIWNQIPVTLGNIVGGFVFTGLFLHLTYKNR